CTCTACAAACTGCCCTGTTTCCATTTAACTCACTCGAGACACTACCGACCTCTCTTTCTTTGAGTTCGTTAATTGGCACTTCAAGCTCATCTAAGCGAGCAACAACGTCACTATTTTCACTAATTAATTTATCAATTGTGATTGGCTCACCAGTTGCAGATACGACCTCTCCTTTGTCATCAAAGACAACTGAAAGCTCACCAAGAAACTTTCCATACGCATAAGCCTGGATAATCTGAGTATCATTTACAACGGTTGGATAAGGACCCTTTGCCCTGTCACTAACATTAGACAAGTAAGTATTATCATGTCCACCTACAATCACATCAACACCGGTTGTATTAGCTGCAATCTCCTTATCAATTGCATATGAAGAGTGAGATAAAAGGATAATGATGTTAACGCCTTGCTGAGTTAGCGCATCGACTTCAGTCTGAACTGCAGTAATAGCGTCAGTAAAGATAATGTTATCGCCAGGACTAGAAATATCAACTACATCCTCAGTCACGACACCAATAAGTCCAATCTTTCGGTTATCTTTAACAATAATGGTTGATTTTTGTAACTTGTCTTTGAGCTCAGGCTCGAGATCTACATTAGCATTCGCCATCAACACTGGAAAGTTCACAGTATCCATAAAAGCCCTTAATGTTACTGGCCCATCATCAAACTCATGATTACCAACTGCCATACCATCGTATTGCATCTTATTCATCATTTCTGCTGCTACTTTCCCTTTATACATGGTGTAGAAAAGGGTTCCCTGGAACTGATCACCACCGTCTAGCAAGATTGTGTTCTTATGTCTAGAGCGTGCATCTTCAATCGCTGAAATTAAGCGAGCAGAACCTCCAAAGCATTTACCTTCGGCATTATTTTCTGCTGAACAGTTGTTGTCATACTTACTTATTGGTCTAAATCTGGCATGAAAGTCATTTGTATGAAGAATGGTTATTTCAAATGATTTATGACCATCAGCAAATACAGGTTGTGAAGACAGGCCTAATGATAAAAAACAGCTCAGACCAATCACTAAAGGCATTGATCTTACTTTACTTAATCTAATAAAATGAAATCTCTTAAATAACTTCATCGCTACCCCTCCTTTTGTTTAGTATGTAATTAATAAATTTATTCAAACTCTTTCAAATTTGAATAAATTATTGTAGACCTTTTTACTGAGCTTAAAAAAAAGATTGCTCATAATATTTTTGATTTTTAAGACAATATTTAGAATATAAGTTTGACAAACTTTCAAGATAACTTAAATATAATTAGATAATGAATAAGCTTCTCATAACGCTATTTATTCTAACGCTTATAGCAATAGGATTCATTTATAAGGACATTTTGCTATGCCTTAAAGTAATATTGTACGGCGCATTTTGGTGGTCAATTATTGGACTAACAAAGTTCTTGTCTAGAGACTTTACAGATGGCAGAAAAAATGACTTTTTTGGAGAATAAATTTAAAGAAACCTAGTCTTTAACCTCGAAAACCAGTTGGAGACATCAAGATTAATTGAGTACAAACAAGGAAGTAGTATTAAAGTCACAAAAGTTCCAAATAATAACCCATAGCCAAGAGCCATAACCATTGGCTGTAAGAATGCATCTTTACCTCCAAAGCCATAAATCAGAGGCAGAACACCTGCAAGCGTTGTAAGGGTCGTTAATATTACTGCCCTTAGGCGGTCTTTTGCGCCCTTTGCAATCCACTCAATTGACGAACCATCCATATCTTTATTTTTCTTAATGAAATTTAGATGGCTTATCATCACTAATGAGTCATTTACAACAACACCAACTAA
This sequence is a window from Candidatus Pseudothioglobus singularis PS1. Protein-coding genes within it:
- a CDS encoding bifunctional metallophosphatase/5'-nucleotidase, encoding MKLFKRFHFIRLSKVRSMPLVIGLSCFLSLGLSSQPVFADGHKSFEITILHTNDFHARFRPISKYDNNCSAENNAEGKCFGGSARLISAIEDARSRHKNTILLDGGDQFQGTLFYTMYKGKVAAEMMNKMQYDGMAVGNHEFDDGPVTLRAFMDTVNFPVLMANANVDLEPELKDKLQKSTIIVKDNRKIGLIGVVTEDVVDISSPGDNIIFTDAITAVQTEVDALTQQGVNIIILLSHSSYAIDKEIAANTTGVDVIVGGHDNTYLSNVSDRAKGPYPTVVNDTQIIQAYAYGKFLGELSVVFDDKGEVVSATGEPITIDKLISENSDVVARLDELEVPINELKEREVGSVSSELNGNRAVCRVQECDMGNMIADAMRHAVMDKGYTIALMNSGGIRASLDSGQVTLGEVMTILPFQNTLATFKVTGKQLLTAIENGVSEVEDVAGRFPQVSGMRFTFDATRPAGDRVTSIETQDEYGWSNLNLYGTYGMVSNNFIRGGGDGYKVFRSASDIYDFGPDLADVVAAYIDANPGYSGYTDGRINQE